A single Vulpes vulpes isolate BD-2025 chromosome 16, VulVul3, whole genome shotgun sequence DNA region contains:
- the PLCL1 gene encoding inactive phospholipase C-like protein 1 isoform X2 — MRGEGFPTPQPPDKISPPLLGKKLDPSNQKCGGRKKTVSFSSMPSEKKISSASDCISFMQAGCELKKVRPNSRIYNRFFTLDTDLQALRWEPSKKDLEKAKLDISAIKEIRLGKNTETFRNNGLADQICEDCAFSILHGENYESLDLVANSADVANIWVSGLRYLVSRSKQPLDFMEGNQNTPRFMWLKTVFEAADIDGNGIMLEDTSVELIKQLNPTLKESKIRLKFKEIQKSKEKLTTRVTEEEFCEAFCELCTRPEVYFLLVQISKNKEYLDANDLMLFLEAEQGVTHITEDMCLDIIRRYELSEEGRQKGFLAIDGFTQYLLSPECDIFDPEQKKVAQDMTQPLSHYYINASHNTYLIEDQFRGPADINGYVRALKMGCRSIELDVSDGSDNEPILCNRNNVTTHLSFRSVIEVINKFAFVASEYPLILCLGNHCSLPQQKIMVQQMKMVFGDKLYVEAPLSSETYLPSPEKLKRMIIVKGKKLPSDPDVLEGEVTDEDEEAEMSRRLSVDYNGEQKQILLCKELSDLVSICKSVQYRDFELSMKSQNYWEMCSFSETEASRIANEYPEDFVNYNKRFLSRVYPSAMRIDSSNLNPQDFWNCGCQIVAMNFQTPGPMMDLHTGWFLQNGGCGYVLRPSIMRDEVSYFSANTKGIVPGVSPLALHIKIISGQNFPKPKGACAKGDVIDPYVCIEIHGIPADCSEQRTKTVQQNSDNPIFDETFEFQVNLPELAMIRFVVLDDDYIGDEFIGQYTIPFECLQPGYRHVPLRSFVGDIMEHVTLFVHIAITNRSGGGKAQKRSLSVRMGKKVREYTMLRNIGLKTIDDIFKIAVHPLREAIDMRENMQNAIVSIKELCGLPPIASLKQCLLTLSSRLITSDNTPTVSLVMKDNFPYLEPLGAIPDVQKKMLAAYDLMIQESRFLIEMADTVQEKIVQCQKSGMEFHEELHNLGAKEGLKGRKLNKATESFAWNITVLKGQGDLLKNAKNEAVENMKQIQLACLSCGLSKAPSSGAEAKSKRSLEAIEEKESGEENGKL; from the exons gATCCTTCAAACCAAAAATGtggtggaagaaagaaaacagtgtcTTTCAGCAGCATGCCCTCGGAAAAGAAAATTAGCAGTGCGAGTGACTGCATCAGCTTCATGCAAGCTGGCTGTGAACTGAAGAAGGTCCGGCCAAATTCTCGTATTTATAACCGATTTTTCACTCTGGACACAGACCTCCAAGCTCTTCGCTGGGAACCTTCCAAGAAAGACCTTGAGAAAGCTAAGCTTGACATTTCCGCTATAAAAGAGATCAGACTGGGGAAGAACACAGAAACATTTAGAAACAATGGCCTCGCTGACCAGATTTGTGAGGACTGTGCCTTTTCCATACTCCATGGGGAAAACTATGAGTCTCTGGACCTAGTTGCCAATTCAGCAGACGTAGCAAACATCTGGGTGTCAGGTTTACGGTACCTGGTTTCTCGAAGTAAGCAACCCCTAGACTTTATGGAGGGCAATCAGAACACACCAAGATTCATGTGGTTGAAAACGGTGTTTGAGGCAGCAGATATCGATGGGAATGGGATTATGTTGGAAGACACCTCTGTAGAGTTAATAAAACAGCTCAACCCTACCCTGAAGGAATCCAAGATCAGGTTAAAGTTTAAAGAAATccagaagagcaaagaaaaactAACCACACGAGTGACAGAAGAGGAATTTTGTGAAGCTTTCTGTGAACTCTGCACCAGGCCAGAAGTATATTTCTTACTGGTACAGAtatctaaaaacaaagaatatttggATGCCAACGATCTCATGCTCTTTTTAGAAGCTGAGCAAGGAGTCACCCATATTACTGAGGATATGTGCTTAGACATTATTCGGAGATACGAACTTTCCGAAGAGGGACGTCAAAAAGGGTTTCTTGCAATTGATGGCTTTACCCAGTATCTGTTGTCACCAGAATGTGACATTTTTGATCCTGAGCAGAAAAAGGTTGCTCAAGATATGACCCAGCCATTATCTCACTACTACATCAATGCATCCCACAACACCTATCTCATAGAAGACCAGTTCAGGGGCCCGGCTGATATTAATGGATATGTTAGAGCTTTGAAAATGGGCTGTCGTAGCATCGAACTTGATGTCAGTGATGGTTCAGACAATGAACCGATCCTTTGTAATCGAAATAATGTGACAACACACCTTTCCTTTCGAAGTGTCATAGAGGTGATAAATAAATTTGCCTTTGTTGCTTCTGAGTACCCACTCATTCTTTGTTTGGGAAATCACTGCTCCCTACCACAGCAGAAGATAATGGTTCAACAGATGAAAATGGTCTTTGGCGATAAGCTCTATGTAGAGGCGCCTTTGTCATCAGAAACCTACCTCCCATCaccagaaaaattgaaaagaatgattattgtgaaaggaaagaaattgcCTTCTGACCCGGATGTTTTAGAAGGAGAAGTAacagatgaagatgaagaagcagaaatgTCTCGAAGGCTGTCGGTAGATTACAATGGTGAGCAGAAACAAATCTTGCTGTGTAAGGAGCTCTCTGATTTGGTATCTATCTGCAAGTCTGTTCAGTATAGGGATTTTGAACTGTCTATGAAGAGCCAAAACTATTGGGAAATGTGTTCATTTAGTGAAACAGAGGCCAGCCGAATTGCAAATGAATACCCAGAGGattttgtaaattataataaGAGGTTCTTATCAAGGGTCTATCCAAGTGCCATGAGGATTGATTCCAGTAACTTGAATCCACAGGACTTTTGGAATTGTGGCTGTCAGATTGTGGCAATGAATTTTCAGACTCCAGGTCCAATGATGGATCTTCACACAGGCTGGTTTCTTCAAAATGGAGGATGTGGTTATGTTCTACGGCCATCCATCATGCGGGATGAAGTTTCTTACTTCAGTGCAAACACAAAGGGCATTGTACCTGGGGTGTCTCCTCTAGCTCTTCATATCAAGATCATCAGTGGTCAGAATTTTCCAAAGCCCAAGGGAGCTTGTGCCAAAGGAGATGTCATAGATCCCTACGTTTGTATAGAGATACATGGAATTCCAGCAGATTGTTCAGAACAAAGAACTAAAACTGTCCAGCAGAACAGTGATAACCCTATTTTTGATGAAACTTTTGAGTTTCAAGTAAACCTACCTGAGCTGGCCATGATTCGTTTTGTTGTTCTGGATGATGACTACATTGGGGATGAGTTTATAGGACAATATACAATACCATTTGAATGTTTGCAGCCTGGATATCGGCACGTGCCCCTGCGCTCTTTTGTGGGTGACATCATGGAACATGTAACCCTTTTTGTCCATATAGCAATAACTAATCGAAGTGGAGGAGGAAAGGCACAGAAGCGCAGCCtgtcagtgagaatggggaagaaagTTCGAGAATATACCATGCTCAGGAATATCGGCCTTAAGACCATAGATGACATCTTTAAAATAGCAGTTCATCCCTTACGAGAAGCCATAGATATGAGAGAAAATATGCAG AATGCCATAGTGTCTATTAAGGAACTGTGTGGACTTCCTCCAATTGCCAGTCTGAAGCAGTGCCTGTTGACCCTGTCGTCTCGGCTCATCACCAGTGACAATACCCCTACGGTCTCTCTTGTGATGAAAGACAACTTTCCTTATCTGGAGCCTCTGGGGGCAATTCCAGATGTGCAGAAAAAAATGTTGGCTGCTTATGACCTG ATGATTCAAGAGAGCCGATTTCTCATAGAAATGGCAGATACAGTCCAGGAAAAGATTGTGCAGTGTCAGAAATCAG ggatgGAATTCCATGAGGAACTTCATAATCTAGGGGCAAAAGAAGGcttgaaaggaagaaaactcaACAAGGCAACTGAGAGCTTTGCTTGGAACATTACAGTATTGAAG
- the PLCL1 gene encoding inactive phospholipase C-like protein 1 isoform X3: MPSEKKISSASDCISFMQAGCELKKVRPNSRIYNRFFTLDTDLQALRWEPSKKDLEKAKLDISAIKEIRLGKNTETFRNNGLADQICEDCAFSILHGENYESLDLVANSADVANIWVSGLRYLVSRSKQPLDFMEGNQNTPRFMWLKTVFEAADIDGNGIMLEDTSVELIKQLNPTLKESKIRLKFKEIQKSKEKLTTRVTEEEFCEAFCELCTRPEVYFLLVQISKNKEYLDANDLMLFLEAEQGVTHITEDMCLDIIRRYELSEEGRQKGFLAIDGFTQYLLSPECDIFDPEQKKVAQDMTQPLSHYYINASHNTYLIEDQFRGPADINGYVRALKMGCRSIELDVSDGSDNEPILCNRNNVTTHLSFRSVIEVINKFAFVASEYPLILCLGNHCSLPQQKIMVQQMKMVFGDKLYVEAPLSSETYLPSPEKLKRMIIVKGKKLPSDPDVLEGEVTDEDEEAEMSRRLSVDYNGEQKQILLCKELSDLVSICKSVQYRDFELSMKSQNYWEMCSFSETEASRIANEYPEDFVNYNKRFLSRVYPSAMRIDSSNLNPQDFWNCGCQIVAMNFQTPGPMMDLHTGWFLQNGGCGYVLRPSIMRDEVSYFSANTKGIVPGVSPLALHIKIISGQNFPKPKGACAKGDVIDPYVCIEIHGIPADCSEQRTKTVQQNSDNPIFDETFEFQVNLPELAMIRFVVLDDDYIGDEFIGQYTIPFECLQPGYRHVPLRSFVGDIMEHVTLFVHIAITNRSGGGKAQKRSLSVRMGKKVREYTMLRNIGLKTIDDIFKIAVHPLREAIDMRENMQNAIVSIKELCGLPPIASLKQCLLTLSSRLITSDNTPTVSLVMKDNFPYLEPLGAIPDVQKKMLAAYDLMIQESRFLIEMADTVQEKIVQCQKSGMEFHEELHNLGAKEGLKGRKLNKATESFAWNITVLKGQGDLLKNAKNEAVENMKQIQLACLSCGLSKAPSSGAEAKSKRSLEAIEEKESGEENGKL; encoded by the exons ATGCCCTCGGAAAAGAAAATTAGCAGTGCGAGTGACTGCATCAGCTTCATGCAAGCTGGCTGTGAACTGAAGAAGGTCCGGCCAAATTCTCGTATTTATAACCGATTTTTCACTCTGGACACAGACCTCCAAGCTCTTCGCTGGGAACCTTCCAAGAAAGACCTTGAGAAAGCTAAGCTTGACATTTCCGCTATAAAAGAGATCAGACTGGGGAAGAACACAGAAACATTTAGAAACAATGGCCTCGCTGACCAGATTTGTGAGGACTGTGCCTTTTCCATACTCCATGGGGAAAACTATGAGTCTCTGGACCTAGTTGCCAATTCAGCAGACGTAGCAAACATCTGGGTGTCAGGTTTACGGTACCTGGTTTCTCGAAGTAAGCAACCCCTAGACTTTATGGAGGGCAATCAGAACACACCAAGATTCATGTGGTTGAAAACGGTGTTTGAGGCAGCAGATATCGATGGGAATGGGATTATGTTGGAAGACACCTCTGTAGAGTTAATAAAACAGCTCAACCCTACCCTGAAGGAATCCAAGATCAGGTTAAAGTTTAAAGAAATccagaagagcaaagaaaaactAACCACACGAGTGACAGAAGAGGAATTTTGTGAAGCTTTCTGTGAACTCTGCACCAGGCCAGAAGTATATTTCTTACTGGTACAGAtatctaaaaacaaagaatatttggATGCCAACGATCTCATGCTCTTTTTAGAAGCTGAGCAAGGAGTCACCCATATTACTGAGGATATGTGCTTAGACATTATTCGGAGATACGAACTTTCCGAAGAGGGACGTCAAAAAGGGTTTCTTGCAATTGATGGCTTTACCCAGTATCTGTTGTCACCAGAATGTGACATTTTTGATCCTGAGCAGAAAAAGGTTGCTCAAGATATGACCCAGCCATTATCTCACTACTACATCAATGCATCCCACAACACCTATCTCATAGAAGACCAGTTCAGGGGCCCGGCTGATATTAATGGATATGTTAGAGCTTTGAAAATGGGCTGTCGTAGCATCGAACTTGATGTCAGTGATGGTTCAGACAATGAACCGATCCTTTGTAATCGAAATAATGTGACAACACACCTTTCCTTTCGAAGTGTCATAGAGGTGATAAATAAATTTGCCTTTGTTGCTTCTGAGTACCCACTCATTCTTTGTTTGGGAAATCACTGCTCCCTACCACAGCAGAAGATAATGGTTCAACAGATGAAAATGGTCTTTGGCGATAAGCTCTATGTAGAGGCGCCTTTGTCATCAGAAACCTACCTCCCATCaccagaaaaattgaaaagaatgattattgtgaaaggaaagaaattgcCTTCTGACCCGGATGTTTTAGAAGGAGAAGTAacagatgaagatgaagaagcagaaatgTCTCGAAGGCTGTCGGTAGATTACAATGGTGAGCAGAAACAAATCTTGCTGTGTAAGGAGCTCTCTGATTTGGTATCTATCTGCAAGTCTGTTCAGTATAGGGATTTTGAACTGTCTATGAAGAGCCAAAACTATTGGGAAATGTGTTCATTTAGTGAAACAGAGGCCAGCCGAATTGCAAATGAATACCCAGAGGattttgtaaattataataaGAGGTTCTTATCAAGGGTCTATCCAAGTGCCATGAGGATTGATTCCAGTAACTTGAATCCACAGGACTTTTGGAATTGTGGCTGTCAGATTGTGGCAATGAATTTTCAGACTCCAGGTCCAATGATGGATCTTCACACAGGCTGGTTTCTTCAAAATGGAGGATGTGGTTATGTTCTACGGCCATCCATCATGCGGGATGAAGTTTCTTACTTCAGTGCAAACACAAAGGGCATTGTACCTGGGGTGTCTCCTCTAGCTCTTCATATCAAGATCATCAGTGGTCAGAATTTTCCAAAGCCCAAGGGAGCTTGTGCCAAAGGAGATGTCATAGATCCCTACGTTTGTATAGAGATACATGGAATTCCAGCAGATTGTTCAGAACAAAGAACTAAAACTGTCCAGCAGAACAGTGATAACCCTATTTTTGATGAAACTTTTGAGTTTCAAGTAAACCTACCTGAGCTGGCCATGATTCGTTTTGTTGTTCTGGATGATGACTACATTGGGGATGAGTTTATAGGACAATATACAATACCATTTGAATGTTTGCAGCCTGGATATCGGCACGTGCCCCTGCGCTCTTTTGTGGGTGACATCATGGAACATGTAACCCTTTTTGTCCATATAGCAATAACTAATCGAAGTGGAGGAGGAAAGGCACAGAAGCGCAGCCtgtcagtgagaatggggaagaaagTTCGAGAATATACCATGCTCAGGAATATCGGCCTTAAGACCATAGATGACATCTTTAAAATAGCAGTTCATCCCTTACGAGAAGCCATAGATATGAGAGAAAATATGCAG AATGCCATAGTGTCTATTAAGGAACTGTGTGGACTTCCTCCAATTGCCAGTCTGAAGCAGTGCCTGTTGACCCTGTCGTCTCGGCTCATCACCAGTGACAATACCCCTACGGTCTCTCTTGTGATGAAAGACAACTTTCCTTATCTGGAGCCTCTGGGGGCAATTCCAGATGTGCAGAAAAAAATGTTGGCTGCTTATGACCTG ATGATTCAAGAGAGCCGATTTCTCATAGAAATGGCAGATACAGTCCAGGAAAAGATTGTGCAGTGTCAGAAATCAG ggatgGAATTCCATGAGGAACTTCATAATCTAGGGGCAAAAGAAGGcttgaaaggaagaaaactcaACAAGGCAACTGAGAGCTTTGCTTGGAACATTACAGTATTGAAG